One part of the Gossypium raimondii isolate GPD5lz chromosome 1, ASM2569854v1, whole genome shotgun sequence genome encodes these proteins:
- the LOC105782572 gene encoding transcription factor MYB63 isoform X1, with the protein MGKGRAPCCDKDKVKRGPWSPQEDLRLITFIQKHGHENWRALPKQAGLLRCGKSCRLRWINYLRPDVKRGNFSKEEEETIIRLHETLGNKWSKIASHLPGRTDNEIKNMWNTHLKKRLAPKNGKIPQNDESKETCMVSSSCSSITFVSSPCGKRNLEVELEQQWHEGSPSKKPREGFPVSDKAEDYKTEVPSHNSRPFEEPKEFPSSSISSSNSNITNSSQVNVPNPENHGDSLLNFVGVCDWKNNTSEEVNKPEILNTAFDIPLESDSDFWDMLDSLGSFQPDEIQSNEVEGNQSPDFGEEYSKENENNKWLQYLEIELGLEVTKNENHNNLSNTAAEPLVPEMYDMLLKP; encoded by the exons ATGGGGAAAGGAAGAGCTCCGTGTTGTGATAAAGACAAAGTGAAGAGAGGTCCATGGAGTCCCCAAGAGGACTTGAGGCTTATCACTTTTATTCAGAAACATGGCCATGAAAACTGGAGAGCTCTCCCTAAACAAGCTG GGCTACTGAGATGTGGAAAGAGTTGCCGTTTAAGATGGATTAATTACCTGAGACCAGATGTCAAAAGAGGGAACTTCAgcaaagaggaagaagaaactatAATAAGATTACATGAGACTTTGGGAAATAA GTGGTCCAAAATTGCATCACATTTACCAGGAAGAACCGACAATGAGATAAAGAATATGTGGAACACTCATTTGAAAAAGAGATTGGCTCCAAAGAATGGGAAGATTCCTCAAAATGATGAATCCAAAGAAACTTGTATGGTCTCATCATCATGCTCTTCTATTACATTTGTGTCATCACCATGTGGCAAAAGAAACTTAGAGGTTGAACTTGAGCAACAATGGCATGAAGGGTCTCCAAGCAAAAAGCCCAGAGAGGGATTTCCTGTATCAGACAAAGCAGAAGACTACAAAACTGAGGTACCAAGCCATAACAGCCGCCCATTTGAGGAACCAAAAGAGTTTCCAAGTTCATCAATCTCTTCCAGCAACTCCAACATCACCAATTCCAGTCAGGTTAATGTTCCAAACCCAGAAAATCATGGAGATTCACTGTTAAACTTCGTTGGAGTTTGTGATTGGAAGAACAACACATCAGAGGAAGTGAACAAACCAGAGATCCTAAATACTGCATTTGATATCCCATTGGAGTCTGATTCagacttttgggacatgttggatAGCTTAGGATCATTCCAGCCTGATGAGATCCAATCAAATGAAGTTGAAGGCAACCAGAGCCCAGATTTTGGAGAAGAATAcagcaaagaaaatgaaaataacaagtGGTTGCAGTACTTGGAAATTGAACTTGGTCTGGAAGTAACCAAAAATGAAAACCATAACAATTTGTCAAACACCGCTGCTGAGCCACTGGTTCCTGAGATGTATGACATGCTACTGAAGCCATAA
- the LOC105782572 gene encoding transcription factor MYB63 isoform X2, with the protein MKSPLKGLLRCGKSCRLRWINYLRPDVKRGNFSKEEEETIIRLHETLGNKWSKIASHLPGRTDNEIKNMWNTHLKKRLAPKNGKIPQNDESKETCMVSSSCSSITFVSSPCGKRNLEVELEQQWHEGSPSKKPREGFPVSDKAEDYKTEVPSHNSRPFEEPKEFPSSSISSSNSNITNSSQVNVPNPENHGDSLLNFVGVCDWKNNTSEEVNKPEILNTAFDIPLESDSDFWDMLDSLGSFQPDEIQSNEVEGNQSPDFGEEYSKENENNKWLQYLEIELGLEVTKNENHNNLSNTAAEPLVPEMYDMLLKP; encoded by the exons ATGAAGTCCCCCTTAAAAG GGCTACTGAGATGTGGAAAGAGTTGCCGTTTAAGATGGATTAATTACCTGAGACCAGATGTCAAAAGAGGGAACTTCAgcaaagaggaagaagaaactatAATAAGATTACATGAGACTTTGGGAAATAA GTGGTCCAAAATTGCATCACATTTACCAGGAAGAACCGACAATGAGATAAAGAATATGTGGAACACTCATTTGAAAAAGAGATTGGCTCCAAAGAATGGGAAGATTCCTCAAAATGATGAATCCAAAGAAACTTGTATGGTCTCATCATCATGCTCTTCTATTACATTTGTGTCATCACCATGTGGCAAAAGAAACTTAGAGGTTGAACTTGAGCAACAATGGCATGAAGGGTCTCCAAGCAAAAAGCCCAGAGAGGGATTTCCTGTATCAGACAAAGCAGAAGACTACAAAACTGAGGTACCAAGCCATAACAGCCGCCCATTTGAGGAACCAAAAGAGTTTCCAAGTTCATCAATCTCTTCCAGCAACTCCAACATCACCAATTCCAGTCAGGTTAATGTTCCAAACCCAGAAAATCATGGAGATTCACTGTTAAACTTCGTTGGAGTTTGTGATTGGAAGAACAACACATCAGAGGAAGTGAACAAACCAGAGATCCTAAATACTGCATTTGATATCCCATTGGAGTCTGATTCagacttttgggacatgttggatAGCTTAGGATCATTCCAGCCTGATGAGATCCAATCAAATGAAGTTGAAGGCAACCAGAGCCCAGATTTTGGAGAAGAATAcagcaaagaaaatgaaaataacaagtGGTTGCAGTACTTGGAAATTGAACTTGGTCTGGAAGTAACCAAAAATGAAAACCATAACAATTTGTCAAACACCGCTGCTGAGCCACTGGTTCCTGAGATGTATGACATGCTACTGAAGCCATAA